The proteins below are encoded in one region of Bacteroidota bacterium:
- a CDS encoding MerR family transcriptional regulator — MKYSMTEVENLTGIKAHTLRIWERRYHFLKPDRTDSNIRYYSDAQLRLLLNIDILSRNGYRISQIDTMSVDEINNQVILVMSQASSDNKDEINALTMSMLKMDEREFDQIFTRRVTRSGLLNAVKDLIYPFLNHIGILWGAEKAIPAQEHFISNLIRQKLISAIEMIPIPAVQAPKILFFLPEGEDHEIGLLLSSFIAKDLGWRVYYLGQKVPVNNIKDAIHIANPDLLMTMLITPRANKLIHSFYSIINESSVPLLVSGNSTNFHPEMAAPDFVFISNPDEFISYLQNWKRI; from the coding sequence ATGAAATATTCAATGACCGAGGTCGAAAATCTGACCGGAATTAAAGCACACACCTTGCGAATTTGGGAACGTCGATATCATTTCCTAAAACCAGATCGAACAGATTCCAACATTCGGTATTATTCAGATGCACAATTAAGATTGCTATTAAATATAGATATACTTTCAAGGAATGGTTATCGGATTTCACAGATCGATACGATGTCGGTTGATGAGATTAACAATCAGGTAATACTGGTCATGTCGCAAGCTTCATCAGATAATAAAGATGAAATAAATGCTTTAACCATGAGCATGCTTAAGATGGATGAGCGTGAATTTGATCAGATTTTTACAAGACGTGTCACACGAAGTGGATTATTAAATGCAGTGAAAGATTTGATCTATCCATTTTTAAACCACATCGGGATTTTATGGGGGGCCGAAAAGGCAATCCCGGCTCAGGAGCATTTTATTTCGAATTTAATTCGCCAAAAGCTCATTTCTGCTATTGAAATGATTCCAATTCCTGCGGTACAGGCACCCAAAATTTTATTTTTCCTGCCCGAGGGCGAGGACCATGAAATTGGATTGCTGCTATCTTCGTTTATTGCCAAAGATTTGGGTTGGAGGGTTTATTATCTGGGGCAGAAAGTCCCTGTCAACAATATAAAGGATGCTATCCATATTGCAAATCCGGATTTATTAATGACCATGCTTATTACCCCAAGAGCGAATAAGCTGATTCACTCTTTTTATTCAATCATCAATGAAAGTTCCGTTCCATTATTGGTTTCAGGCAATTCAACAAACTTCCATCCTGAGATGGCAGCTCCTGATTTTGTTTTCATTTCGAATCCCGATGAGTTTATCAGTTATCTGCAGAATTGGAAACGCATATAA
- a CDS encoding fasciclin domain-containing protein, whose amino-acid sequence MKKLFVYLMVFSLSTTLMANKNEVNSEMNKTSKTIVELAVENGFNSLAVALTKADLIEPLNSKGSFTVFAPTDAAFANLLAAVGQKSLDDVPVSVLKQILLYHVIQGEVTSSQIKDGNANTLEGTSIKLTTAGGIKVNGVSVVSPFDVKASNGVIHTVDQVLVPASIAQFVNTVLEPAFFNKSFSTLVGAVVKADVVSVLLNTPNLTIFAPDNAAFLASGIDPVNIDAKTLASVLTYHVVGAKVLSSGIPKEAATVNGQKLFFSSKSSGSYINEKTKITAVDIESGSGVVHVIDHVLLPK is encoded by the coding sequence ATGAAAAAATTATTTGTATATTTAATGGTATTTAGTTTGTCAACCACATTAATGGCAAACAAGAATGAAGTAAATTCTGAAATGAACAAAACTTCAAAAACAATTGTAGAGCTCGCAGTAGAAAATGGATTCAACTCATTAGCAGTCGCATTAACAAAAGCAGACCTGATTGAACCACTTAACTCAAAAGGTTCATTTACAGTATTTGCTCCAACAGATGCAGCTTTTGCAAATCTTTTAGCAGCAGTAGGTCAAAAAAGTCTTGATGATGTTCCGGTATCTGTGCTAAAACAAATTTTACTTTACCATGTAATCCAGGGTGAAGTCACTTCATCCCAGATTAAAGATGGTAACGCTAACACTTTAGAAGGAACAAGCATTAAATTAACAACTGCCGGTGGAATAAAAGTGAACGGGGTAAGTGTTGTTAGTCCTTTTGATGTGAAAGCTTCCAATGGCGTTATTCACACTGTTGATCAGGTATTAGTTCCTGCTTCGATCGCGCAATTTGTGAATACTGTTTTAGAACCTGCATTTTTCAACAAGAGTTTTTCAACTTTAGTTGGGGCAGTAGTAAAGGCCGATGTAGTTTCAGTACTGCTAAACACTCCGAATCTAACTATTTTTGCTCCTGATAATGCAGCATTTCTAGCTTCAGGAATTGATCCGGTGAATATTGATGCGAAAACTTTAGCCTCAGTACTCACCTATCATGTGGTTGGAGCAAAAGTGCTAAGTTCAGGTATTCCGAAAGAAGCAGCAACTGTCAATGGTCAGAAATTATTCTTTTCCTCAAAATCTTCCGGTAGTTATATTAATGAAAAAACGAAAATAACTGCTGTTGATATTGAGTCTGGAAGTGGCGTAGTACACGTTATTGACCATGTTTTATTACCAAAATAA
- a CDS encoding SDR family oxidoreductase, translating to MKILLTGATGYIGKRLLPELLGNNHEVVCCVRDKNRFNPPASMLNMIHIIEVDFLDKDTLKNIPKDIDAAYYLMHSMSISKNYEVLESKSAINFREAINKTAAKQVIYLSGIVNEKSLSKHLSSRKAVEEELFKGTYHLTTLRAGIIIGSGSASFEIIRDLVEKLPIMITPKWLNTKCQPIGVQDVISFLSKTLLNENTFDQSFDIGGPDVISYKEMLLGYAKVRGLKRKIFIVPVMTPKLSSYWLYFVTSTSYKLATALVSSMKIEVICRNNDLNKILNITPVSYYEALEKTLLVIDSHQTISSWKDSLISGRFNLNLSEFIKVPTHGCLIDQRSRPITDFIKCTDKLMQIGGEKGWYYADWLWKIRGFIDKIFGGVGLRRGRTHDDELFAGEAVDFWRVLYANRNEGRLLLFAEMKIPGEAWLEFKITNDVLWQTATFRPKGIMGRLYWYSLLPIHNMIFKGMVKRIAQ from the coding sequence ATGAAAATTCTTTTAACAGGAGCTACCGGTTATATAGGCAAGAGGTTACTACCTGAACTTTTAGGTAATAATCATGAAGTTGTTTGCTGTGTGCGGGACAAAAACCGTTTTAATCCACCGGCATCCATGTTAAATATGATTCATATCATAGAAGTTGACTTTCTGGATAAGGATACTTTAAAGAATATTCCGAAAGACATCGATGCTGCCTATTATTTAATGCATTCTATGTCTATCTCAAAAAATTATGAGGTACTGGAAAGCAAATCTGCCATAAATTTCAGGGAAGCAATTAATAAAACTGCCGCAAAACAGGTTATTTATCTAAGTGGCATCGTCAATGAGAAATCACTGTCCAAACATTTGTCCTCCCGAAAAGCAGTAGAGGAAGAATTATTCAAAGGGACTTATCATTTAACGACTTTGAGAGCAGGGATCATTATCGGATCAGGTAGTGCATCTTTCGAGATTATCCGCGATTTGGTTGAAAAGCTGCCGATCATGATTACCCCTAAATGGCTTAACACAAAGTGTCAGCCGATTGGCGTTCAGGATGTAATTAGTTTTCTTTCAAAAACATTATTGAATGAAAATACCTTCGATCAAAGCTTTGACATAGGTGGCCCGGATGTGATTTCTTACAAAGAAATGTTGCTTGGATATGCCAAAGTAAGAGGCCTTAAAAGAAAGATATTCATTGTTCCGGTGATGACTCCAAAACTATCTTCCTACTGGCTTTATTTTGTTACCTCCACTTCCTATAAACTGGCGACAGCATTGGTGAGCAGTATGAAAATCGAAGTGATATGCAGAAATAATGATTTGAACAAAATTCTAAATATTACCCCAGTATCTTATTATGAAGCTCTGGAAAAAACCTTATTGGTTATTGATAGTCATCAAACTATTTCGAGCTGGAAAGATTCATTGATCAGTGGTAGGTTTAATCTTAATTTGTCAGAATTTATTAAAGTTCCGACTCATGGTTGCCTAATCGATCAAAGAAGCCGGCCAATAACCGATTTCATAAAATGCACTGATAAGCTAATGCAAATAGGAGGCGAGAAAGGCTGGTATTATGCTGACTGGTTATGGAAAATCAGGGGTTTCATTGATAAAATATTTGGAGGAGTTGGACTAAGAAGAGGCAGAACACATGATGATGAACTATTTGCAGGCGAAGCCGTTGATTTTTGGAGAGTATTGTATGCGAATAGAAATGAAGGACGATTATTACTTTTTGCTGAAATGAAAATTCCGGGTGAAGCATGGCTTGAATTTAAGATTACCAATGATGTTTTATGGCAAACGGCTACTTTCAGGCCTAAAGGAATCATGGGCCGGTTATATTGGTATTCATTATTACCAATTCATAACATGATATTTAAAGGGATGGTTAAACGAATTGCTCAATAA